A section of the Amycolatopsis sp. AA4 genome encodes:
- a CDS encoding ESX secretion-associated protein EspG, with amino-acid sequence MRATELSLDALLGALREAGFDEPHPVFSGRLRFTADERRLDRTVREELAWLGLTEHGRFVDEFEDVLYALGRADTEYVAHVENQDIRYSVLVAVRGRTGVKALCRGNRVRLKVLDGTHTPAGALVASLPRYRPAQLTAFSLPQEDFQADHSDDRSPAARVVDDLFQQTWFGVGEMTVVVREPARPGRAEAGPLSYLDLTDGRVAFEVSGPEGNRYITVLPGEDSLLTDKLTALRDGLAR; translated from the coding sequence GTGCGCGCGACCGAGCTGTCCCTCGACGCCCTTCTCGGCGCGCTCCGGGAAGCTGGGTTCGACGAGCCGCATCCGGTGTTTTCCGGGCGGCTTCGGTTCACGGCCGACGAACGGCGGCTCGACCGGACCGTGCGCGAAGAGCTGGCGTGGCTCGGACTGACCGAGCACGGGCGGTTCGTCGACGAGTTCGAGGACGTCCTCTACGCGCTGGGCCGCGCCGACACCGAATACGTCGCCCACGTCGAGAATCAGGACATCCGCTACAGCGTGCTCGTCGCCGTCCGGGGACGGACCGGCGTCAAAGCGTTGTGTCGCGGCAACCGAGTGCGGCTGAAGGTGCTCGACGGGACCCATACCCCGGCCGGTGCGCTGGTCGCGAGCCTGCCGCGGTACCGGCCGGCCCAGCTGACTGCGTTCTCCCTGCCCCAGGAGGACTTCCAGGCGGACCACTCGGACGATCGCAGCCCAGCCGCACGCGTGGTCGACGACCTGTTCCAGCAGACCTGGTTCGGCGTCGGCGAGATGACCGTCGTCGTGCGCGAACCGGCGCGACCAGGGCGCGCGGAAGCCGGGCCGCTCAGCTACCTCGACCTCACCGACGGGCGCGTCGCGTTCGAGGTCTCCGGGCCCGAGGGAAACCGGTACATCACGGTGCTGCCCGGCGAGGACAGCCTGCTCACGGACAAGCTCACTGCCCTCCGCGACGGGCTCGCCAGGTAG
- a CDS encoding DUF3558 domain-containing protein — MRTVLPRSSCQTSRGAPKILGCRRGAFDRNAPGRGKSVRRALALAPLALFALAGCSATTPGQAVPAESTGPPTARTTPADEVPGPGVPKVPNPIDITRFKQNPCAALTAEQISSLLGDEARVVPDPKGAGGPGCGWFSQAHLVVLFPNVDKLGLTSIYRAKGGTYPFFAPLAPVDGYPVVAYGIEDVRARLGECNVALGTSDRETVDVSITQSPAHKGEKDPCESAREVAGKVLGNLRGGR; from the coding sequence ATGCGAACGGTATTGCCGCGATCAAGCTGCCAAACATCGCGCGGCGCTCCAAAAATACTCGGATGCCGACGAGGCGCATTCGACCGAAATGCACCGGGCCGGGGGAAGTCTGTGAGACGCGCCCTGGCGCTCGCCCCCTTGGCCCTGTTCGCCCTCGCCGGCTGCTCGGCCACGACCCCGGGGCAAGCCGTCCCGGCCGAGAGCACCGGTCCGCCGACGGCGAGAACCACCCCGGCGGACGAGGTTCCCGGCCCCGGCGTGCCGAAAGTGCCGAACCCGATCGACATCACCAGATTCAAGCAGAATCCCTGCGCCGCTCTGACCGCGGAGCAGATTTCGAGTCTGCTCGGCGACGAGGCACGCGTCGTTCCGGACCCGAAAGGCGCCGGCGGACCCGGCTGTGGCTGGTTCTCCCAGGCGCACCTCGTGGTGCTGTTCCCGAACGTCGACAAACTCGGTCTGACCTCGATCTATCGCGCCAAAGGCGGCACCTATCCGTTCTTCGCGCCCCTCGCCCCGGTGGACGGTTACCCGGTCGTCGCTTACGGCATAGAGGACGTGCGGGCCCGGCTCGGCGAGTGCAATGTCGCGCTGGGAACGAGCGACCGCGAAACCGTTGACGTGTCGATCACCCAATCGCCGGCGCACAAAGGCGAGAAGGATCCGTGCGAATCAGCGCGCGAGGTCGCGGGGAAAGTGCTCGGCAATCTGCGAGGAGGACGCTGA